The proteins below are encoded in one region of Streptomyces sp. NBC_00490:
- a CDS encoding NifU family protein, giving the protein MIPIHPQQVPGRSDRLRWIIPAGHLTGTGPLTEVPEPLAALLADGTLAQITLDGEAVVTSLGAGRTWSQEGARVRGALHTALGDPDGWIPVTSSAAYDDDALLYGVAREVLAGQMGDFARSHGGSIDLVGVCDGVVTVRLGGACHDCPASWFTLHQRLERQLRRRHPGLREVRNAASPASLFGRLCDSPEASS; this is encoded by the coding sequence ATGATCCCCATACACCCCCAGCAGGTGCCCGGTCGGTCCGACCGGCTGCGCTGGATCATCCCCGCCGGACACCTCACCGGCACCGGCCCACTCACGGAGGTACCCGAACCGCTGGCAGCGTTGCTGGCCGACGGCACCCTCGCTCAGATCACCCTGGACGGCGAGGCCGTCGTCACCAGCCTCGGTGCGGGCCGCACCTGGTCCCAGGAGGGTGCCAGGGTTCGCGGTGCGCTGCACACCGCCCTCGGCGACCCCGACGGATGGATCCCAGTCACCAGCAGCGCCGCCTACGATGACGACGCGCTGCTGTACGGGGTGGCACGCGAGGTTCTCGCCGGACAGATGGGTGACTTCGCGCGGTCCCACGGCGGGAGCATCGACCTCGTCGGCGTATGCGACGGCGTCGTCACGGTCCGTCTCGGCGGCGCCTGCCACGACTGCCCCGCCTCCTGGTTCACGCTGCATCAGCGGCTGGAGCGTCAGCTGCGGCGACGCCATCCCGGTCTGCGGGAAGTCCGCAACGCGGCCTCACCGGCAAGCCTGTTCGGCCGGCTGTGCGACTCCCCCGAGGCGTCCTCCTGA
- a CDS encoding vitamin K epoxide reductase family protein, which yields MSHGPVLAPDATTIRRRHTVGASRRTGWVMVLTGTVGWLASFQLTVDDWRLLKDPAYRPPCNISPVVSCGSVMSSPQGSLFGFPNMLLGLGAFSAVIALGIAVLSGACLHRRLWLALDAGALVGVVFVHWLIGQSLYELNKLCPYCAVVWAVTIVLFWHVTLHCLEQGIVPVRRGVLVLVRDTHWVLLGAWYGVIALLVLTRFWPYWSSLL from the coding sequence ATGAGTCATGGACCCGTGCTCGCGCCGGACGCCACGACCATCCGGCGCCGGCACACAGTGGGCGCGAGCCGCCGAACGGGATGGGTGATGGTCCTCACCGGGACCGTCGGCTGGCTCGCCTCCTTCCAGCTCACCGTGGACGACTGGCGGCTCCTCAAAGACCCGGCCTACCGACCGCCGTGCAACATCAGCCCCGTCGTCAGTTGTGGCAGCGTCATGTCCAGCCCGCAGGGCAGCCTGTTCGGCTTCCCCAACATGCTGCTCGGACTGGGCGCCTTCTCCGCCGTGATCGCCCTGGGCATCGCCGTACTCTCCGGAGCGTGCCTGCACCGCCGGCTATGGCTCGCGCTGGACGCAGGGGCCCTGGTGGGGGTGGTGTTCGTCCACTGGCTGATCGGGCAGTCGCTGTACGAGCTCAACAAGCTCTGCCCCTACTGCGCCGTCGTCTGGGCGGTCACCATCGTCCTGTTCTGGCATGTCACCCTGCACTGCCTGGAACAGGGAATCGTCCCCGTGCGCCGGGGCGTGCTGGTGCTCGTCCGGGACACCCACTGGGTGCTCCTCGGCGCCTGGTACGGGGTGATCGCGCTGCTCGTCCTCACCCGCTTCTGGCCGTACTGGAGCAGCCTGCTGTAG